AGCCAGCGCCTCGTAGGTGAGCGTGCCAAACGCCTCGGTCCACAGCACTTCGTCAGCCGTGCCGACCTCGATTGAGGCGGCAGGGAACACTCTTGCGGTAATCGCGTTCCCGATCACGCGACGGATCGGCTCGATCTCTCTGATGGCTGGACTCAAGGACGTCAGGTGGATTCGGTGGTCGAGCCGTGAGCGTCCAGCAGACCCCGGAGGCGATTCTCGATATTCTCATCGAGCGCGTCGCGCATCAACCCCTTGGCCTTGCGCAGTCGCGACAACGACCTGGCATACGGCAGCCCGGTTTTCTGCATGACGATGGCCGCCTTGGCGTTCCAGTGGGCACGCTTGAGAATCTTCTCGGCGCCAGCCTGATCAAGGCCCGTCACGATGCCGACGATGCGCATGGCCCGATCCTTCAGCTTCTCCGATGTCGACTGCACATCGACCATCAGGTTGCCGTACGTCTTGCCGATGCGCACCATGGCGGCGGTCGACAGCATGTTCAGCACGAGCTTGGTCGCGCTGGCGGCCTTCAATCGGGTCGATCCGGCGATGACCTCGGGACCCACGCCAAGCGCAATGGTGATGTCGACGAACGTCTGCAGCTCGGAGGCCGGATCGCAGGTGACGAAGATGATCCGCGCACCGGCCCGGCGCGCCGACGCGAGACCGCCGCGCACGAACGGCGTCATCCCGGAGGCCGAGACGCCCACAAAGGCGTCGCGCCGGCTCGGGCGCATTCTCGCCACCGTGCGGGCACCCTCTTCGTACTGATCGTCGGCGCCTTCGCGGGGCCGGAAGAAGGCCGACTTGCCGCCGGCCATCACGGCCTGCACCATGTCTGGTGAGGTACCAAACGTCGGGGGCATTTCCGCGGCTTCGAGGACTCCGAGGCGGCCACTCGTGCCCGCACCAACAAACACGAGGCGTCCCCCTTTGCGGAGCGCCTGAGTGATAATGTCGACAGCCAGCGCAATACGCTCACGCTCGCGCGCAACGGCCGCCAGCATCTTGCGGTCCTCACCGAGCATCACGTCGATGATTTCGGCGGGCTCAAGCTTGTCGATGGCCAGGCTGGCTGGATTGATGGCCTCGGTTGGCAACTGCTGCCACTTAGACGGAAGCGGCATGAAACACCCCGTGACGCACAAACGGCAACGGCCGATACTAGCGCCCACAGGTACGGGTGTCAAACCGCGTGGTCGGCCTGATGGCGAGCACGGCGGCTCTGCGCGGGCCTTTGACGAGTATCTCGACTTCCTCCGCGTGGAACGGCGTCTGGCGGACAATACGGTTGAGAACTATGCCCGCGATCTCGCGAGGCTCGGCGCGTTTGCCGCCGCCAACGGTGGAGACTTTCGCGCGCTGACCCGGCAGGATCTCGAGCGGTTCGTTCGCAACCTGGTGTCTGACGAACTCGCCCCGCGGTCGGCCGCGCGTCTGGTCGCCACCGTACGGGGATTCTATCGATATCTGGTACGCGAAGGACGTCTCGAGGCCAGTCCGGCCGACGAACTTCGCGCTGCGCGCCCTTGGCCATCATTGCCGACGTGCCTGAGCCCAGACGAAGTTGATCGTCTGCTGGCGCTGCCCGATCCGTCGAAGCCAGCAGGTCTTCGGGACAAGGCCCTGATTGAAGTGCTGTACGCGACCGGCCTGCGGGTCTCCGAACTGGTGGGTCTGCGAGCCGCCGATATCCACCTGTCGGCGGGCTACCTGACGTGCACCGGCAAGGGAGACAAGCAACGAGTCGTGCCGATTGGCGACGAGGCCGTCCGGTGGGTGAGGCGCTACCAGCAGGAAGGGCGGCCCAGACTGATACGCCAACGGTCGACGTCCCGCCTGTTCGTCAACACGCATGGCGGCCCGCTCAGCCGCGTGGGATTCTGGAAGATTCTCAAGGCCTACGCGCGACAGGCCGATCTGCGCCAGAACGTGAGCCCGCACGTGCTCAGGCATTCGTTCGCCACCCATCTGCTGGAACGCGGCGCTGACCTGCGCGCCATCCAGATGATGCTGGGCCATGCGGACCTGTCGACCACGCAGATCTACACACACGTACTCGAATCCCGATTGCGAACGATCTACGACCAGTTTCATCCCCGCCGGTGAAGGCGAGAAGGACACCCGCAGTGAAGCGCATATTGATTGTCATCCTGGTGGCTCTTGGCGGGTGGGCCGCCTGGTCGCTGGTCACGCTTCCGCCGGCGGCTATCGCGTTGCCTGTCGTCGCGACGACCCGTCCGGTCGTGACCGGCGCGTACCACATCCACTCGCGGGCGTCTGACGGCACGGGAACGGTGGAGGAGATTGCCGCGGCGGCGGGGCGCGCCGGATTGAACTTCCTGATCCTGACCGACCACGGCGATGCGTTTCGCACGCCAGCGCCGCCCCGGTACTACGGGCGCGTCCTGTGCATCGACGCGACGGAAATCAGCACGACCGATGGCCACTACGCCGCGATTGGGCTTGGCAAGCCTCCGTACCGGCTGGCTGGCGAAGCACGCGACGTCATAGAGGATGTGGCGAGACTCGGTGGGTTTGGTGTGGCCGCGCACCCGGACTCGGGCAGAGACTCGCTCAAGTGGAACGAGTGGGACGCGCCGTTTGACGGCATCGAATGGCTGAACGGCGACTCGCAGTGGCGCGACATGTCGGCGTGGCAGTTCTTTCCGATCCTCGTGCAGTATGGCGTCCGACCGGCAGAGACGCTGGTATCGCGATTCACCCGCCCGCAGACGGTGCTCGATCGCTGGGACCGCCTCACCGCCCGACGGCCCGTCGTGGCGCTCGCCGCCAGCGACGCGCACGCCAGGCTTGGACTGCGAGG
This genomic interval from Acidobacteriota bacterium contains the following:
- the xerD gene encoding site-specific tyrosine recombinase XerD encodes the protein MKHPVTHKRQRPILAPTGTGVKPRGRPDGEHGGSARAFDEYLDFLRVERRLADNTVENYARDLARLGAFAAANGGDFRALTRQDLERFVRNLVSDELAPRSAARLVATVRGFYRYLVREGRLEASPADELRAARPWPSLPTCLSPDEVDRLLALPDPSKPAGLRDKALIEVLYATGLRVSELVGLRAADIHLSAGYLTCTGKGDKQRVVPIGDEAVRWVRRYQQEGRPRLIRQRSTSRLFVNTHGGPLSRVGFWKILKAYARQADLRQNVSPHVLRHSFATHLLERGADLRAIQMMLGHADLSTTQIYTHVLESRLRTIYDQFHPRR
- the murQ gene encoding N-acetylmuramic acid 6-phosphate etherase codes for the protein MPLPSKWQQLPTEAINPASLAIDKLEPAEIIDVMLGEDRKMLAAVARERERIALAVDIITQALRKGGRLVFVGAGTSGRLGVLEAAEMPPTFGTSPDMVQAVMAGGKSAFFRPREGADDQYEEGARTVARMRPSRRDAFVGVSASGMTPFVRGGLASARRAGARIIFVTCDPASELQTFVDITIALGVGPEVIAGSTRLKAASATKLVLNMLSTAAMVRIGKTYGNLMVDVQSTSEKLKDRAMRIVGIVTGLDQAGAEKILKRAHWNAKAAIVMQKTGLPYARSLSRLRKAKGLMRDALDENIENRLRGLLDAHGSTTEST